The nucleotide sequence ACATGCTTCTGGTAATCATAATTGTACTTCTCCTCACTTCCCCATTTCACacagttttctctttcatttttcacttgTGGCTTGAGCTGCATTGTCTGGGGAAAATGTAAcaacaaaggaagaaattatttttcttcacaaaatttaTTGTGATGATAATTGATAGTGCTGCAGTAGGATTAATTAAGATTGCAGAGAATTTGACAAAATAACCGAATATTCCCTGAAGACATGTGACTGAGGATGACTGTACTGAatttttgttcctcttttcccAAAACAAAGTTTTATGCCATCGAATACTAAGCCAAAAAAGTAGCTatgtttggacttttttttttcattttattcaccCCCGGAGTCAGTGAATTACTTTGTACGTCGTCAGAGCTAGAAATGTCATATACTTTTTGTGGTAAGTAAAAAATagcttattcttttcttttctggcgTTTGCACAATAATTACTGTAGTTTGAGGAAATGTGGACTTTCTTTCAAATTTGTTTCTTTgattaatacagaaaaataaaaagaagttcaGCTGGAGTATATTTCTGTTATTAATTACCCTACTATAAGAATTGTACTGCATAGACACAAATATTACCACAatgctggctgcagcagctaAGAGAGAAGTTTACACCCAAGTAAAGCAGGCATGTTTTGGTTCAGGAAAAACTAGAAGATAAGGGATTTAAACTTGTTTTGCAAGTACTGTATTGTATAAATTATCCACATTGATTTAACCAATGTATTACAATGAAAAGCTTTAAGGATATGGAGGAAAAGGGGGAATGTGATTTTCTGCCAGGCTGGAGGACCAGTCAGTCTCTGGGACAACACGGCGTGTCCCTTCTTGCTGTGTCTGAGTCATGGGCCGCTGGATCTGTGTAGTTCACTGAGTTTTTTGGTCGATTCTGCAACAACTGGGCACCTCCCTGATTGTCCGTGTTGAACAGGCTCAGTGTGCCCATGCAGACCCAGTGGTCAGAAGGTGGGCTTCTGAGGAGATATTTTGCAAGGAAAGGCCCCTgtcttttgaaaatctgtgtgCATTACTAGTGTATATCACCTGTAAAATAGCTAtataaactgaggcacaggagggGATGATTATTTTGCTTCACATTAATAGTCACGTTAAAAATTTAAGAGGGGTAAAAGTGGCGGTACTTAAGCTTGCAACCCAAACCTTTGAGACCAGGGCGAGGTTTGTTTGCCCTTTTTCCTGTCGCAATTTCCTGTGCGTAGTGGTATCCGAGATGAGAAGCTGACCACTGGTTACCGACAGCCAGACAGTTTCCCTCTGCATGCCCCTTGCTTtaatcccccccaaaaaaacagaaCCCTTCACCGTAAATGACCCCACCATCGCGTTTGCTGGTGGGGTTAGCGCAGGGACCAGGCCTTCCCCAGCCTGCCAAGCAAGGTGAACTGAACAGACTTCTttcctaaaattaaaataaaaataaaaactgactGGAAATGCTTCCAAAGGCTGTAActgaatgattttttaaaaattaagatatcGCCTAATGGGCTCTAAATTTGATTAAGTACAGGTTGTATGATGCTTTATCACATTCCATCTGACACTGTGCATTGTACAATGAATGCTAGGTGAGTCACTCACAAAACAAATCTACTCAAAGGCTCATTTACATTATCCTGGAAAATATGCTGgtacattaaaaacatttttagctgTTGTCAGCAAGTTTATATAGATTCCAGGGGTAGCATAAGTAGGGATATTTTCAGCAGAGGACCATGCTGGCTTAGTGCTAATACAAAGTTTCTGTAActtcaaaagagaaataaaggtaCTTTTACCTCTGAGTTTTGTGTGCAAAATAGCATCAACCAAACAATTGACTCTTCTTGCTACTTAAAGAAATATGATATTATTTTTGCCCTCTAagcatataaataattaaaatataatttaaattacatatttaatATTTACTGTGGATATTTATATTAGACAATTTTATAGTATATACCTGAATACATTTAACAGTGTGTATGTGTTTATTgtgagtgtgtatatatgtatatttttattattttcccggAAGAAGCCAATTTACACTAACAGTATGGAATACTTTTTTCCTGTAGATTCTACAGCTCATGATTTCATGTTTAATCTGACACCTTGCAGCATCGTGAACAAATCCGTCTGGAAGGCTGCTCTTATGTGGATTCCAAGTGAGTCCCTCTTGACTAGACAATTATAttcttcaaatgcaaaaaaacGAATACAAGCAAAAAGCTGACACTTGACATCCTAAATGCCAAATGGTTTGGGAGATCAGTTTCTCTGATTAAAAATGGAATAGATAAACTCTAGTGATGGACAGAAATGATGATTTGTGGAAATAAGTGTGTTTGAGTTTTACTTGTTGGAGCAGTTACCAGAGCTCTGCACACCTAACTGGCACTGTACATGCAAATCTGAGACAGTATAGGTGCATGTGCATTTATCTGGAAGAAGCGGACAAGATTTGCAGCATACAAGCTCTTCTGGCCTGAAGAAGATCCAAGTCTGTTTAAGGAGAGAGAATATCATTAGGCTATCCAAGTATGGCAGGCCTTCTACTGAGAATATGCATGTTCCAGAAGCTGGAAATGGTACTGGATTGTGTATGCAAACCCAACATTAATATTAGCATCCAGCTTTAAGATGGCAAGCTGAGTTATGAAATGGCTTCATAAACTTCACCTTCTGAGTAAAAACCCTGGAGCTGGACTAAGTCTGCTTCCCTAGAAAGATATCTTTATGATGACTACCAGCATTCAGGTCAGCTTGTTTGCAACACCTGCTTAAAACTACAGAGTCCTCATCTGAGTATTGATTTAGGTTAGCTGTGGAGCTGAGTGGACTCTGTTATCtttgctgaagaaattaaaacagatttcaaaattgTCCAcgcaaatattttttaagactgatggtttttttgttgaaaaccagcttttttttttcttctggaagtaacagttttcaaaaaatgtatttttgttagttttgaggggagtctttaaaaaatattgtatttcagagaaaactgGGTTTTAGCTGAATAGTGTGTCTGCATATATGTTTTTCCTCCCCACCAGCTACCATTTTCTTACTTGCAGTGTCTTAACTAGGAAGTGACATCACCTTTTTGAAGATCGTCTTCAACGTCTGGTACGACAATGCCAAAGCATTACACTGGAAAGAAGTCCTTTGCAGCGGAGCTGACGATGAATACACAGTGTGTGGAATGCTGAAAGGAGGTCAGTGTGGAAAATACACCATGCCTTTCCCTTGCCTGGCAGGTTCCCTTCACAACAGGGCCATATTCTGCCAGACCTTTTTCACCACTCAGCAGATTTCTTAAAAGACTAATTGATCAACCCATGCAGACAGATTTTTCTCTCTACAATCTAGATGGATTCATCTTGCTTGGCAGGCAGCAGACTTCAGGGCAGGCAGTTTTCCAGTGCCAGAACCCCACTAAAATAGAGAATTTCCAAATTCTATGTTTTAACACCCTTGTACTGCAGTTTCCATGTCTATAAATTAGGATAACCAATATCCTTCATCTCATTATGACACTTTTATTGTTAACATCTCTAAAATGACATGGAAAGACTACATTTGACTGGACTGTATAGAAAACTTGAGGAGAGCTGGGGGCCTTACTAATATCCAGAACACAGTTTATTTAGATAACTATCTGGATGGGTTTTTAAAGAGATTGTCTACACCCATGTATAATGCTTTTTGATTACAGAAGAGTCAATCCTGTTGTAGGGGCTAACCAACATTAACATGACACAGGCTCAGGTCCAGAGAATTCAGGCAGAATGTCAGACTAAAGGCCAAAAAAGACCTGTACAGAGGTCAAAATACACAAtccatgttttcctttctctagAAATGAGTATCAGCTGTCTTTGGTTATTATTCAGCTGAACTACTATTACAAGGTA is from Accipiter gentilis chromosome 2, bAccGen1.1, whole genome shotgun sequence and encodes:
- the LY96 gene encoding lymphocyte antigen 96 isoform X2 — encoded protein: MFGLFFFILFTPGVSELLCTSSELEMSYTFCDSTAHDFMFNLTPCSIVNKSVWKAALMWIPRSDITFLKIVFNVWYDNAKALHWKEVLCSGADDEYTVCGMLKGETIVTTFDIKGARTKFPKEEEETVSSVGRKMECHLDPATTVSTSAP
- the LY96 gene encoding lymphocyte antigen 96 isoform X1, which codes for MFGLFFFILFTPGVSELLCTSSELEMSYTFCDSTAHDFMFNLTPCSIVNKSVWKAALMWIPRSDITFLKIVFNVWYDNAKALHWKEVLCSGADDEYTVCGMLKGETIVTTFDIKGARTKFPKGNYNIISQGFSDDSENNMIMCLNFTMIVKQGAF